GACACCTTGGAAGATTTCTTTGGGTAAATATACTGCAGTTGTGATAGTTGCTGTGGTTATCGGCTATTTCAGTGCCCGTCCTTCATTAAAATGTTTTTATGATGCGACTCGGACCAAACAACAAACGTTGACAGAGAATAGTCAGAAAATTCTGAATATGGCTGCGGGTGGGTTAACAATGACGACTTACGTGAATTGTCTGGATGAATTTAATTGGACGGGCGAACCGGGAAATAGGTTGTATGATCAGAGACAATTCGAACAATATACTCGTTTTAAACCGGAAATAAAGATGCAATACGTGTATTTCTATGATAAAAGTCAAAATGAAAGACTTTATTCTCTGAATCCGGGACTTACAGATCGGGAAATTATGGTTAAACTAAGTGTAGCACAAGGGCTTGATACAAATATGTACTTGAGACCGGAAGAGCTAAAGCAAATCATTGACTTGTCATCGGAAGATAACCATGTCGTGCGTGTATTGGAACGGGAGAATGGACGAAAAGTTTTTCTTCGGATGTTCCGTGATATGTGGATTTATCCGAGTGAGGCAGAAGTCTCTGCAGCTATTCGTCAATTGGTTGATGATGAGCTTCCTGTTGTGGGATTTTTAACTAGTCACGGGGTTCGGAATAGTGAAAAAGCAGGAGATCGAGATTATCGTTATTTTGTTCAAGAACGGGTTTATCGACGGGCATTGATAAATCAAGGATTTGCTATTAAAAATGTTAATTTGGATGATGAAATTCCAGAACAAGTAAATATTCTTGTTATTGCGGATATGCAGACAGCGCTTTCTCCGGAGGAAATGGAATCTTTGGAAAAATATATTGCTCGAGGTGGTAATTTGATTATAGCGGGAGACGTTGGGCGAGCCTCCGTGATGAATCCTATCATTGCATCTTTGGGTGTTCAATTTATGACAGGGCAGATCGTGCAGCAGAATAAAGACTTTATGATGGATTTGGTTTTTGCCAAACCGCAAGAGGATCTTGGGAATTTGTCTTATATGTTTGATGCATTGGGGGGACGAGTCATCACGATGCCGGGATGTGTGGGATTGAAATATGAACAAAAGCCGGGATTTACGATAACACCTCTTTTAATGAGTGAAACACGGGGATGTTGGAACGAGGTGGAAACAACGAATTTTATAGATGAGGAGGCTAAGTTAAACGTGAATGTAGGGGAGGTTGAACAAGCTTATCCGTTGGCTTTAGCTTTATCCCGGGAGATTGCGGGAAAACAG
The window above is part of the Butyricimonas paravirosa genome. Proteins encoded here:
- a CDS encoding Gldg family protein, with protein sequence MKIIYRIALAELQSLFYSPVAWLILIVFTIQCSFAFTGVVDANVVRKAMGYGVGNLTLDIYAGMHGFFKTLQEYLYLYIPLLTMGLMSGELSSGSIKLLYSSPVRNSQIILGKYLSMLVYGLVLIGIICVYVIYSAFVVKQLDVSMVLTGLLGVYLLICAYAAIGLFMSSITSYQVVAAMGTLAIFALLNVIKGIGQNIDFVREITYWLSINGRCNEFVRGMICSEDLLYFLIVIVLFLTLSILRLKAIRQKTPWKISLGKYTAVVIVAVVIGYFSARPSLKCFYDATRTKQQTLTENSQKILNMAAGGLTMTTYVNCLDEFNWTGEPGNRLYDQRQFEQYTRFKPEIKMQYVYFYDKSQNERLYSLNPGLTDREIMVKLSVAQGLDTNMYLRPEELKQIIDLSSEDNHVVRVLERENGRKVFLRMFRDMWIYPSEAEVSAAIRQLVDDELPVVGFLTSHGVRNSEKAGDRDYRYFVQERVYRRALINQGFAIKNVNLDDEIPEQVNILVIADMQTALSPEEMESLEKYIARGGNLIIAGDVGRASVMNPIIASLGVQFMTGQIVQQNKDFMMDLVFAKPQEDLGNLSYMFDALGGRVITMPGCVGLKYEQKPGFTITPLLMSETRGCWNEVETTNFIDEEAKLNVNVGEVEQAYPLALALSREIAGKQQKIVILGDADCMSNAEMKANRDRVNAGNGMFILGIFNWLTDGEFPIDVRRPATPDNDLYVGVDGMKITRYAFWGFSLLLMVVYLCLWFHRRGR